The sequence below is a genomic window from Monodelphis domestica isolate mMonDom1 chromosome 2, mMonDom1.pri, whole genome shotgun sequence.
ctgacttgcccaaggtcatacagttaggaaatgtctgaggccagatgaccacccatctctaggcccagctctcagtctactgagccacttagctgccctgcacaaaaaattttaaaagattattgttGAATAATAGTAACCACCTCTGAAGATAAAACAGCCCACTCCCACTGCATGAGTAAAAGTCAGATCCTGCTTAGTCTGAAGCTGTGCATCCAAGGAACATTAATAGGcactgatgataatgatgatgatgaatctTAATTACAAACCAAATGAAATCAACTTTCAAAGCTTTCTGAAAGGTCTTGCTAACAGCTCAACCAGTGTCTCAGAAGGAAACTGTTTAAAATCAAAATAAGGAAGAGCTATTAAACATCTTGTAAACAATAGCTGAGAAAGGCATATAAAAAGGCACAGCAAACAAAGAGACACTTAAATTTGGGAAACTTCTCTTTGCCAGAAACCTCCAGACATCATGTCCTGCTGTAACACCTGTTCCACCAGCTTCTGTGGCTTCCCCAGCTGCTCTACTGGAGGAAACTGTGGATCTAGCTGCTGCCAGGAGAGCTGTGGAACCGGCTGCTGCCAACAGGGAGGATGTGGGACCGGCTGCTGCCAACAAGGTGGCTCTGGAAGCTGCTGTGGGCCCAACTGTGAGACCACCTGCAGGACCAGGTGTTATCAACCTGAGTGCTGTGGAGGTGAGAGCTGCCGCACCAAATGGTGCCGCCCAGACTGCAGGGTGGAGGGTACTTGCCTGCCACCCTGCTGCGTGGTCAGCTGCACTCCCCCATCTTGCTGCCAGCTCCACCATGCCCAGGCCTCTTGCTGTCGTCCATCCTACTGTGGCCAGTCTTGTTGCCGTCCAGCCTGCTGTTGTCACTGTTGCGAACCCACCTGTTAAAAAGCCAAGATGTCAAAATCCTAGCtcagcattggtgaagtattgaCACTGGGTGCCAACACCAGGAAGGGgcaggatggggggaggggctgcTCCATTCTCATACTCTCCAGTTCCCaagacatttttttgcatgccccacccttTTGTCTAGCTGCCCAAAGTGAACACTTCCTCCTTCCACTCTCGGAGGTAATGTGGGGAGCTCaaaggcagcttgaagttgcagtttgggcaagCAAACTCAAAAACATTTGTCAACGCTGCCCTAGCTCATGGAAATCACCATGTCTTTGAATTGATCACTTTCTTATTCAATACTGCAACTTTTGGTTCTTTGTTCCAGTACTCCCAAGAATATAACTTGGTCTAACTTGATTCAGGATACATGGCAGAGCTTCACTTCTATTTCTCATGgatgaagaaatatatatatatatggcccaggacacagaaaagaaaggaacctgacaaattatttttaaattctgccTATGTCTCTAAGGCTATTGGATTTAGTTTCtgtgggactcagttttctcatctgtaaaacaagtggGATGGCCTCTGAGATTCAGTCCACCTCCAAGTCTAGCTCAGGGATCCTAAGATCTTTTTAGCAAAACCCTCACTTACTGCTCACCAACGTCCCCTTCCTGAAGAACCCACAGCCAATTTACTCTTTTCAGCAGTATCTGCCTTCAGAACATCTCTTTTCCAACTCACTATTCTTCCTCTGGACTATTAGATTGCACTCATCTTGAAAAGAAGATAATATAATCCagtcaaaataaattatataatttctgataaagaatttttcccttttttctcattatttaatGGACTTGGAAAGGTATGTCATAAAAATCTAGATTCGATCCAACAAATATTTCCTCTGTATCTAATATATACACAACAGGTATAAATGAGAGATAGGACTCTTGCataggtcttcctggttccaacaTAGTTCTCTCCACTACACAGCAACTATTTCTCAAAAACAAAGAGCTAGGATCCATTCTAAACTCTCTATATGAGGCCCATGATAAAACATGAATAAAGAAATCTTGTAAAAGAATTATTCTATATAACTATTtaaactaagaagaaaaaaagtcttggttcctgacctcaagaagcttgtagttgttagatttaaaatagttttgagtgttaaatagttgtagataagagagtgggagccataaactgttagatttaaaatagtttgagtgttaaatagttgtagataagaaagtgggagccataaactgtgataattaaaatgtttgggagcaagggaaatatatatatatcaattatgaccgctgaaatatgttttctactgtgtcttggttttatataaatataagatggtcaccagggaatatattcccaatttatgaatatgcccaagccaactcggttttatagagaaatttaatttataatacactgattaatcaatagaaaaagagagaaagtaagaaaggaataagtatgaataaatcagtcagttggttttatcactcacccaagatctctcttggtaaggcttctcatgccaacctcaggctccaccttcaagagagcctcctttcaagaaatgtttccagagaattctcctccttcagagccagccttctctcctggtcctcccacagagcaacctcctcagtcctcagaccccgctatctttaaggaaaccatctcagtttcctcccctcagttctcacatctactaatcactgtctatgtcttccctgtgccaatggtggctctagcttaacccaggaccacccagaggtctgcccctttgcacatgtctgttgaaggtcatattctcaaataattaaattttgatctatgctgcagcccttcctaaatcctgttaggaccaagtagggtggagattgtaagtaagacctggttctgtcattccaagtatctatattgtatcaattctaaaatcaatcatgactcaaggaacttcctgttctatgtttaagtataggtcaaagccctttccattgttcagcaaaaggtttctgtcctaaagtaatcttaagtagggaggagaaggaccctcccatgccaagggggggttcacattccaatagactatcagtgggaaatttttcaagtatgaaatttcccaatggtgaaatttccaacatttataagtctaagaaattttaaggtttacatagtcAAGTGGAGATGAAATAGGTACACAAGTTGCCtatagaacaaaatgaaaaatgacattgTTGGTTAGTTGTTTTAGACatttcatgaacccatttggggttttcttggcaaaatatatatatatactggagtggtttgtcatttccttctctagttcattttacagatgaggaactgaagcaaacaaggttaagtgatttgtctagggtcttacagctagtacatgtctgagaccagattcaaactcaggaaatGAGTTTCCTTGACACTAGGCCAGGCAATATATACACTGCACTCCTTAGCTCCCCAAAGAATAGAGATAGCTTCGTGTAATAGATAAGAGGGTTAGAATTAaacttggtctcagtttccccatatgtagaATGGGGAAATGGGACAGTAGCATTTACCTCATAGcattattatgaagattaaattggatcatttaaagagctttgcaaaccttaaacttctatataaatatcaactagggagccaagatggtggtaTAGAAGCAAGGAAATCTAgaaccactctgagaatcctcgCCAATGAACctaaaaataattcttcaaaacaaatactggaaTGGAAGAACCAACAATGAAACAAGCAGAAAACAACtagaaaggtaggcagagagagtcttGTTCACTTGGGTGAGAAGGGAACACAGTCCATAGGAGGCAACATCAAAGAATAAGTACCTAGGCAAGCCAAAAGCAAGGCTCCCACATCCCAcatctactgttccaggttctgaactgGACTCAAGCCAAGGTcaagaccctgagatcctgcctaagccaacagcagtgCAACCCCATGCACATTTCTTAAAGTTCCAAGTCCTTGTCCAACCCTGGAGTGAGATACTGAATCCCAGCACAAAGCAATGTAAGTCCAGTCCAAGACTTCAGTGAGGACATTAAACCCCAGATCAAGGCAGTCCACAGCACACCTGGCCTGTATAAACCCAAACCTAGGCCCATAACTAGCCTCTATCCAAGTTCAAGGCAAATTTGGAAGCCCCAGAGCAATGGAGTCCACATGTGCCTCATCTGATCAAGGCCAGAATGAGATCCAAAGCCCCTACCATCCCTGAGGCCAGACTCTGAGCCCCAGTACAGGGTAACTCACAGTGCTCTGAGGTTTGCAAGCCATCAGCAATATTACAAgcacccagaaagaaacaattcaaatatcatggagctacagtcaggattacactggatttggcagcttctacattaaagaatcaaaaggcttggaatatgatattccagaaggcaagggaactgagtTTACAACCAATAATCACCCACCCaccaaaactaactatattcttctGGGCAAAAAAATGGCCATCTAAAAAAACAGAAGATCAccaggcattcctgatgaaaaaaacagacctaaacagaaatttGGATGTCCAAATAAAGATTCAAGAGAAgtgtaaaaaaagtaaataaaaaagagaaaatttaa
It includes:
- the LOC100014825 gene encoding keratin-associated protein 9-3-like; translation: MSCCNTCSTSFCGFPSCSTGGNCGSSCCQESCGTGCCQQGGCGTGCCQQGGSGSCCGPNCETTCRTRCYQPECCGGESCRTKWCRPDCRVEGTCLPPCCVVSCTPPSCCQLHHAQASCCRPSYCGQSCCRPACCCHCCEPTC